The segment GCCTAGCAACACTGTAGTGAGACTTAATGTCTTTGGTTACATACATTCTTAAGATACTCTTCGAGCTTTCTTGCCGTCTCTGCGCTGATCGTATGCTCCATATGGCAGGCTTCGTTGATTGCTATAGTCTCCTCAACGCCCAGTACATCAACCAAAAAGGCCTTAATAATCCTATTGTGTTTTTTCACCTCTTTGGCAGCCTGTTTACCATCGTCCGTGAGAGAGATTGCGCCGTATCGTTTTTTGGAGATATAAGCCATATCCTTGAGTACATTCATCGCTCGGTTGACACTGGCCCGTGACACATTGAGCTTACGTGCAACGTCTACGGAGCGGACGGGTTCACC is part of the Limnochordia bacterium genome and harbors:
- a CDS encoding metal-dependent transcriptional regulator, which encodes MRKVTPSIQDYLKALLELSKGGEPVRSVDVARKLNVSRASVNRAMNVLKDMAYISKKRYGAISLTDDGKQAAKEVKKHNRIIKAFLVDVLGVEETIAINEACHMEHTISAETARKLEEYLKNVCNQRH